One Gimesia aquarii DNA segment encodes these proteins:
- a CDS encoding class I SAM-dependent methyltransferase: MIPRQLEPEVMDTREEAVDYNAMDHGEVNRLFVDDLLEFVLNGQNALGNSARSVSITVLDLGTGTALIPIELCNRIDRIKVVAVDMAQEMLKLAQENIKQVNLEHRIVLEIVDAKKLSFSDQTFDIVISNSLIHHIPDPITVFREVIRVLKPGGFLFMRDLVRPDFVDQVDHLVEAYAGQENHHQQQLLRDSLHAALTFKEVQGLLEELSLPKNAARMSSDRHWTVSLTLPRST, encoded by the coding sequence ATGATTCCTCGACAGCTTGAGCCGGAAGTCATGGATACGCGAGAGGAAGCTGTCGACTATAATGCAATGGACCATGGCGAAGTCAACCGTTTATTTGTGGATGACTTACTGGAATTTGTCCTTAATGGTCAGAACGCTCTTGGAAATTCTGCCAGGTCGGTATCGATAACCGTGCTTGATCTCGGAACAGGAACTGCCTTGATTCCAATTGAACTGTGTAACCGCATTGATCGAATCAAAGTGGTTGCGGTTGATATGGCTCAAGAGATGTTGAAACTGGCACAGGAGAATATCAAACAGGTTAACTTGGAGCACAGAATTGTTCTGGAGATTGTTGATGCCAAAAAACTGTCTTTTTCAGATCAGACTTTTGACATCGTGATCTCCAACAGTCTGATTCACCATATCCCCGACCCCATCACAGTGTTTCGTGAGGTCATTCGCGTACTCAAACCAGGAGGTTTTCTGTTCATGCGCGATCTGGTTCGACCAGATTTTGTTGACCAGGTGGATCATCTGGTTGAAGCCTATGCGGGGCAGGAGAACCATCATCAACAGCAACTGTTGAGAGATTCTTTACATGCGGCACTGACATTCAAGGAAGTTCAGGGATTGTTGGAGGAACTTTCCTTACCCAAAAATGCGGCACGCATGTCATCCGATCGACACTGGACCGTTTCTTTAACTCTGCCCCGTTCAACATGA
- a CDS encoding ATP-dependent Clp protease ATP-binding subunit encodes MYERFTDRARKVMQLANQEAQRFNHEYIGTEHILLGLVKEGSGVAANVLKNLDVDLRKIRLEVEKIVQSGPDMVTMGKLPQTPRAKKVIEYAMEEARNLNHNYVGTEHLLLGLLREQDGVAAQVLMNLGLKLEEVREEVLNLLGHGLEGGEAGERTPGTGSQKAGKSKTPALDSFGRDLTELAKQKKLDPVIGRSKEIERVIQILCRRQKNNPVLLGEAGVGKTAIVEGFAQMVVNGEVPDLLRDRRIVVLDLAMMVAGTKYRGQFEERIKAVMNEVRRAKNTILFIDELHTLVGAGGAEGAIDASNVLKPALSRGELQCIGATTLDEYRKYIEKDSALERRFQNVMVEPPTDSQTVEILRGLRERYEEHHKVQITDDALEKAVELSSRYITGRCLPDKAIDVIDEAGARIRLKSMVRPPDLKELEEESERLNQSKEEAVANQDFELAANLRDQADKLKKRKESLTQEWREKSKEVDGVVDAEVVAEVVAKITGVPLTRLSSEDTVRLLNMEDELHERVISQDEAIKQVSKAVRRSRSGLKDPKRPMGAFLFSGPTGVGKTLLAKTLAEFMFGDEDALIQIDMSEYMEKHNVSRLIGAPPGYVGFEEGGQLTEKIRRRPYAVVLLDEIEKAHPDVFNMLLQIMEEGHLTDSFGRKVDFKNVVLIMTTNAGAQGMAHGDAFGFRKADDDTSYDAMKRNLMHDLQKEFKPEFLGRLDEVVVFRKLTREELKQIVDIELSKVRSRLKEQGVTLELTDDTREFIIDKGSEGGELDYGARPLRRSVERYIEDPLAEELLRGSFEGKNKVLVEVREVDGEKQLGFEGSYEAETEELETVGSVEGAEGDA; translated from the coding sequence ATGTACGAGCGGTTTACAGATCGAGCTCGAAAAGTGATGCAGTTGGCCAATCAAGAGGCCCAACGGTTTAATCATGAATATATCGGGACCGAACACATCCTACTGGGATTAGTCAAAGAAGGTTCAGGCGTAGCTGCAAACGTACTGAAAAATCTGGACGTGGATTTGAGAAAGATCCGCCTGGAAGTCGAAAAGATTGTGCAATCCGGCCCCGACATGGTAACGATGGGCAAGTTGCCTCAAACACCGCGTGCCAAAAAAGTCATCGAATATGCGATGGAAGAAGCGCGGAATTTAAACCACAATTATGTTGGAACTGAGCATCTCCTGTTAGGATTACTGCGAGAACAAGATGGTGTTGCCGCCCAGGTCTTAATGAATCTTGGCTTGAAACTGGAAGAAGTACGCGAAGAGGTATTGAACCTTCTGGGGCATGGTTTGGAAGGTGGAGAAGCAGGCGAACGAACACCTGGCACTGGTAGCCAGAAAGCGGGTAAAAGTAAAACACCCGCTCTGGATAGCTTTGGTCGCGATTTAACTGAACTCGCCAAGCAGAAAAAACTTGATCCTGTCATTGGACGTTCGAAAGAAATTGAACGTGTCATTCAGATACTCTGTCGTCGGCAAAAAAATAATCCGGTTCTGTTAGGTGAAGCCGGTGTTGGTAAAACGGCAATTGTCGAAGGCTTTGCACAGATGGTTGTGAATGGAGAGGTTCCCGACCTGCTTCGCGACCGTCGCATTGTTGTGCTGGACTTGGCCATGATGGTTGCTGGCACAAAATATCGTGGTCAGTTTGAAGAACGCATTAAAGCCGTCATGAACGAAGTGCGTCGTGCAAAAAATACGATTTTGTTCATCGACGAATTGCACACACTGGTTGGAGCCGGTGGCGCTGAAGGTGCCATCGATGCTTCTAATGTATTGAAGCCAGCATTAAGCCGTGGTGAATTACAGTGTATTGGTGCGACTACTTTGGACGAATACCGAAAATATATTGAAAAAGACAGTGCTCTGGAGCGACGATTCCAGAATGTCATGGTTGAACCACCGACCGATTCACAAACAGTAGAAATTTTGCGTGGTTTACGGGAACGTTATGAAGAGCACCATAAAGTACAAATTACCGATGATGCCTTAGAAAAAGCGGTAGAGCTGTCCTCGCGATACATTACCGGTCGTTGTTTACCTGATAAGGCCATCGATGTGATTGACGAAGCAGGTGCCCGGATTCGTTTGAAATCAATGGTTCGTCCTCCCGATCTGAAAGAACTGGAAGAGGAATCAGAGCGTTTGAACCAATCGAAGGAAGAAGCTGTTGCCAATCAGGACTTCGAATTGGCTGCCAATCTTCGTGATCAGGCCGATAAATTAAAGAAACGTAAAGAGTCTTTGACTCAGGAATGGCGTGAAAAGTCCAAAGAAGTAGATGGGGTGGTCGATGCAGAAGTTGTCGCTGAGGTGGTTGCCAAAATTACCGGCGTGCCGTTGACAAGACTTTCTAGCGAAGACACCGTACGTTTGCTGAATATGGAAGATGAATTGCATGAGCGGGTCATCAGTCAGGACGAAGCCATCAAACAGGTTTCTAAAGCAGTACGCCGCAGTCGTAGTGGACTGAAAGATCCGAAACGACCGATGGGTGCCTTCTTATTCTCTGGTCCGACTGGGGTTGGAAAAACATTATTGGCCAAAACACTGGCTGAATTCATGTTCGGTGATGAAGACGCTTTGATTCAAATTGACATGAGTGAGTATATGGAGAAGCACAACGTCAGTCGTCTGATTGGTGCGCCTCCGGGATATGTAGGCTTTGAAGAAGGGGGACAGTTGACGGAGAAAATTCGTCGTCGTCCTTATGCTGTTGTATTGCTTGATGAAATTGAAAAAGCACACCCTGATGTGTTCAACATGTTGCTTCAAATTATGGAAGAAGGTCATCTCACCGATAGCTTTGGACGTAAGGTGGACTTCAAAAATGTTGTTCTGATTATGACAACCAATGCGGGTGCTCAAGGTATGGCTCATGGAGATGCTTTCGGATTCCGAAAAGCAGACGATGATACCAGCTACGATGCCATGAAACGCAACCTGATGCATGATCTTCAGAAAGAATTCAAACCTGAATTTTTGGGACGTCTTGATGAAGTGGTTGTGTTCCGTAAACTGACTCGTGAAGAGTTAAAGCAAATTGTGGATATCGAACTCAGCAAGGTTCGCAGTCGCCTGAAAGAGCAGGGCGTTACTTTGGAGCTTACCGACGATACACGCGAGTTCATTATCGATAAAGGTTCTGAAGGTGGCGAACTCGACTACGGTGCTCGTCCATTACGTCGTTCTGTAGAACGGTACATCGAAGATCCATTGGCCGAAGAACTGCTGCGTGGTAGTTTTGAGGGCAAAAACAAGGTGCTCGTCGAAGTCAGAGAAGTCGATGGCGAAAAACAACTCGGCTTTGAAGGTTCTTATGAAGCTGAGACTGAAGAACTGGAAACAGTTGGCTCAGTAGAAGGCGCTGAAGGAGACGCGTAA
- the csrA gene encoding carbon storage regulator CsrA, translating to MLVLSRQRDESIIIGDNIVITIVDIRGDKVRLGIQAPTEIPVHRQEVYDAIQRENALKESGEHRPSPQSPSKNAGERSS from the coding sequence ATGCTTGTTTTGTCGAGACAACGCGACGAGAGCATCATCATCGGTGACAATATTGTCATTACAATTGTCGATATCCGAGGTGATAAAGTACGGTTAGGAATTCAAGCCCCAACAGAAATTCCAGTACACCGTCAGGAAGTGTACGATGCGATTCAGCGAGAAAACGCACTCAAAGAATCGGGTGAGCACCGTCCCTCACCTCAATCGCCTTCCAAAAATGCCGGCGAGCGATCATCCTGA
- a CDS encoding carbon starvation protein A, with protein MVTLLIAAGAFVGYIIAYHTYGKWLSQKIFNVDAKAEVPSKQLRDDVDFVPTKKEVIFGHHFTSIAGTGPIVGPAIAVFWGWLPALLWVLFGSIFIGAVHDFGALVVSLRNRGQTVGEVAGRLIAPRTRILFLLILLLALTVVLAIFGLVIAIIFALYPETVLPVWITMPIAIVIGLMVYKQNASLLGPSIIALAIVYASVYIGAYYLPINISTLFDIPIMGAFPNTVILWTFVLLAYCAIASVLPVWLLLQPRDFINSHQLVLALGLLLIGAIFAGATGQADLVGSAPAVASNIPADAPPIWPFLFITIACGACSGFHCLVSSGTSSKQVESELDAQYVGYGAMLLEGGLAVIVILACCAGVGMGEFSRIGEGAAYSYQPTMVEGTDTQLAGVAAWETRYNASKGWAAFKLKDKIGAFIHGGANFLGTIGIPLKLGISIIAVLVASFAATTLDTATRLQRYVIQELAATVHFKPLTNKYAATALAVILGGMVAMLPASASQGPGSGGLILWPLFGATNQLLAGLAFMVIVFYLRRRNKPIIFALVPMIVMLIMPAWAMLWNMFNSESGWAANPDKQHLFLFGIAVIALQVWMMIEGLLVWSKSKGCLEEPLPELATVRSAVATSTAAGGSN; from the coding sequence ATGGTCACATTGCTGATCGCCGCGGGAGCCTTCGTAGGTTACATTATTGCCTACCACACTTATGGTAAGTGGCTTTCACAAAAAATATTTAATGTCGATGCCAAAGCTGAAGTACCCAGTAAGCAACTTCGGGACGATGTTGATTTTGTTCCTACAAAAAAAGAAGTTATTTTTGGTCATCATTTCACCAGCATCGCAGGGACAGGGCCCATAGTAGGTCCGGCGATTGCCGTCTTCTGGGGCTGGCTGCCCGCTCTATTGTGGGTTTTATTTGGGTCCATCTTCATTGGAGCGGTCCACGATTTTGGGGCGCTCGTCGTTTCGTTACGGAATCGTGGTCAAACAGTGGGTGAAGTCGCCGGTCGTTTAATTGCCCCGCGGACGCGCATCTTATTTCTGTTAATTCTGTTGTTAGCCCTCACGGTGGTTCTGGCGATCTTTGGTCTGGTGATTGCCATCATCTTTGCCCTTTATCCGGAAACGGTATTACCTGTCTGGATCACCATGCCCATTGCGATTGTGATCGGGCTTATGGTGTATAAACAAAATGCGTCTTTATTAGGTCCTTCGATTATTGCTTTGGCAATTGTGTACGCGTCGGTTTATATCGGGGCTTACTATTTACCGATTAATATTTCAACGTTGTTCGATATTCCCATTATGGGCGCGTTCCCAAATACCGTCATACTATGGACGTTCGTATTACTGGCTTATTGTGCGATTGCTTCAGTGTTGCCTGTCTGGTTGTTACTACAACCTCGTGACTTTATCAACAGCCATCAGTTGGTATTGGCATTGGGTTTATTGCTCATCGGTGCCATTTTTGCCGGTGCTACGGGTCAAGCTGATTTAGTGGGGAGCGCACCTGCGGTTGCCTCGAATATTCCCGCTGATGCACCGCCGATCTGGCCGTTTTTATTTATTACAATCGCTTGCGGTGCCTGTAGCGGATTTCACTGTCTGGTCAGTAGTGGTACAAGCAGTAAGCAGGTCGAGTCAGAACTTGATGCTCAATATGTCGGCTATGGTGCTATGCTACTCGAAGGGGGGTTGGCAGTCATCGTAATTTTGGCTTGTTGTGCCGGTGTAGGAATGGGAGAATTCTCGCGCATCGGAGAAGGAGCCGCTTATAGCTATCAACCCACGATGGTCGAAGGCACCGATACCCAACTGGCAGGAGTTGCTGCCTGGGAAACGCGTTACAACGCCAGCAAAGGCTGGGCCGCTTTCAAATTGAAAGATAAAATTGGTGCGTTTATTCATGGTGGAGCGAACTTTCTAGGCACTATTGGAATTCCTTTGAAATTAGGCATCAGCATCATTGCTGTGCTGGTTGCCAGTTTTGCGGCGACCACATTAGATACCGCGACACGATTACAACGCTATGTGATTCAGGAGCTGGCGGCCACGGTTCACTTCAAGCCTTTAACGAACAAATATGCTGCCACAGCTCTGGCAGTCATTCTCGGTGGGATGGTAGCCATGCTGCCGGCCAGTGCCTCGCAGGGACCGGGCAGTGGTGGTTTGATTCTCTGGCCTCTGTTTGGAGCGACCAACCAGTTATTGGCAGGGTTGGCGTTTATGGTAATCGTGTTTTACCTCCGCCGCCGTAATAAACCGATCATCTTCGCGCTGGTTCCGATGATCGTGATGTTAATCATGCCAGCCTGGGCGATGCTCTGGAACATGTTCAATAGCGAATCAGGCTGGGCCGCCAATCCCGATAAACAACACCTGTTCCTGTTTGGTATTGCCGTCATTGCCTTACAGGTTTGGATGATGATCGAAGGCTTACTCGTCTGGTCAAAATCAAAAGGATGCCTGGAAGAGCCACTCCCCGAACTCGCAACAGTCAGGTCTGCAGTCGCAACTAGCACCGCTGCCGGGGGATCGAATTGA
- the amt gene encoding ammonium transporter has translation MSYELTTNTIWVLTCTSLVFLMQAGFCCLESGLSRSKNSINVVLKNIVDFFIGALLFWLLGYGLMFGNSFHGLLGTSHFAFEDSSNTHWMTVVFLFQLVFCGTAMTISSGAVAERMKFRSYLFLACAIGAIVYPLFGHWAWAKTLAGDPSGWLGRLGFIDFAGSTVVHSVGAWSALATVLILGPRTGRFSQKPNQTHFSSSNLPLAGLGVLLIWLGWFGFNGGSTLALNSEVPVIFLNTILAGISGGLCALFWVMMTSKQISVEKVFNGSLAGLVAITASCNAVSYTSAILIGAIAGVVMLASVHLLEKRFQVDDVVGAIPVHGFAGAWGTLAVAIFADIELFQNGVSRVQQFGVQALGVVTCFLWSFGVIWICMSILNRFKPIRVTVEEEKIGLNVVEHGASTELHQLLKTMVANEKGENALRADIDSFSEAGIVGYQYNRVLDAQEVLLANVKDRETRYRSIMDNVIDAVITMDPRGFIEEFNLGAEQLFGYQNHEAIGKNIDLLIPPQQEQRQDKNTIDALNPELRKAIGARQEIIAQRKDGSTFSAELALSSVVLADRNIFTGIIQDISKRKEYEKSLNEARYKAEAANQAKSEFLANMSHEIRTPMNSILGFADILLGNLNDEENIESATIVKRNGEHLIEIINDILDLSKIEAGKITLENMQINTREIVSDIASLMQFKADSKGLNFIISFQNPIPETITSDPTRLRQILINLLGNAIKFTKSGSVELRTQLIQSKDASPQLQFDIIDTGIGLSEEAISQIYQPFTQADNSTTRKFGGTGLGLTITKRLVEMLGGMIQVKSTVNQGSTFTVTVNTGSLEAVPLLQLDENSITKSSSEINSHQLLETSVSNSTPKALIVEDGVDNQRLISFLLKKEDIDVDLAENGKIGYEQAIVKFENGAPYDFILMDMQMPVMDGYTATRKLRDAGYLSPIIALTAHAMKHDMEKCLDAGCDAYATKPIQKKKLMNIIAQLMAQELESHQG, from the coding sequence ATGTCCTATGAGTTAACGACTAATACCATTTGGGTGCTTACATGTACCAGTCTGGTCTTCCTGATGCAGGCTGGTTTTTGCTGCCTTGAATCTGGACTCTCCCGATCAAAAAACAGCATTAATGTCGTGCTCAAGAACATTGTCGATTTTTTCATAGGCGCCTTACTGTTCTGGCTCCTGGGCTACGGCCTGATGTTCGGTAATTCCTTTCACGGATTATTGGGAACATCGCATTTCGCTTTTGAAGACTCAAGCAACACTCACTGGATGACGGTTGTCTTTCTTTTCCAACTCGTTTTTTGCGGTACGGCAATGACGATTTCATCGGGAGCCGTCGCAGAGCGTATGAAATTTCGATCATACCTGTTCCTGGCATGTGCGATTGGTGCCATTGTTTACCCTCTGTTTGGCCATTGGGCTTGGGCAAAAACCTTAGCCGGTGATCCTTCAGGATGGTTAGGAAGATTGGGCTTCATTGACTTTGCAGGTTCGACGGTTGTGCATTCCGTAGGAGCCTGGTCTGCACTGGCAACGGTTCTGATTCTTGGCCCTCGTACCGGACGTTTTTCTCAAAAGCCAAACCAGACTCACTTTTCATCAAGTAATCTTCCGTTAGCAGGCCTAGGTGTTTTATTAATCTGGCTGGGATGGTTTGGATTTAATGGTGGTAGCACACTGGCTTTGAATAGCGAAGTTCCAGTCATATTTTTAAACACGATCTTAGCGGGCATCTCAGGAGGGTTATGTGCGTTATTTTGGGTAATGATGACCTCGAAACAAATCTCCGTCGAAAAAGTCTTTAATGGATCACTAGCAGGGCTCGTGGCTATCACCGCATCTTGTAACGCCGTCTCTTATACAAGTGCGATCCTGATTGGAGCGATTGCTGGAGTGGTCATGCTGGCGTCAGTCCATCTCCTGGAAAAGCGATTCCAGGTGGATGATGTTGTCGGAGCCATTCCCGTGCATGGATTTGCCGGAGCCTGGGGAACATTGGCGGTTGCCATTTTCGCTGATATAGAACTCTTTCAAAATGGAGTTTCTCGCGTACAACAGTTTGGAGTTCAAGCCTTAGGTGTTGTCACCTGTTTCCTATGGAGTTTTGGGGTGATCTGGATTTGCATGTCAATTCTTAATCGATTCAAGCCCATCCGCGTGACTGTGGAAGAAGAAAAAATAGGACTCAATGTAGTAGAACATGGAGCTTCAACAGAACTGCATCAACTCCTGAAGACAATGGTCGCCAACGAAAAAGGAGAAAACGCGTTAAGAGCTGATATCGATTCGTTTTCGGAAGCGGGTATTGTTGGTTATCAATACAACCGGGTATTGGACGCCCAGGAAGTGTTGTTAGCGAATGTGAAAGATCGCGAGACACGATACCGATCTATCATGGATAATGTGATTGATGCCGTAATCACAATGGACCCCCGGGGGTTCATTGAAGAGTTTAATCTCGGGGCAGAGCAGTTATTCGGCTACCAAAATCATGAAGCCATAGGAAAAAACATCGATTTATTAATTCCTCCACAACAGGAGCAACGGCAAGATAAAAATACGATTGATGCTCTGAATCCAGAACTGCGAAAAGCCATCGGAGCGAGACAAGAAATTATCGCCCAAAGAAAAGATGGTTCTACATTTTCCGCAGAACTTGCGCTCAGCTCAGTCGTACTGGCTGATCGGAACATTTTCACTGGAATTATTCAAGATATCAGCAAACGAAAAGAGTATGAAAAGTCACTTAATGAAGCACGGTACAAAGCGGAAGCAGCAAATCAAGCAAAAAGTGAATTTCTAGCAAATATGAGTCATGAAATCCGTACTCCTATGAATTCCATTTTGGGTTTCGCAGATATATTGCTTGGTAATCTAAACGATGAAGAAAACATTGAATCTGCAACCATCGTAAAGCGAAACGGTGAACACCTCATCGAAATCATCAATGATATTCTTGATTTGTCAAAAATTGAAGCTGGGAAAATCACTCTCGAAAACATGCAAATCAATACTCGAGAAATTGTGAGTGATATTGCATCATTGATGCAATTCAAGGCAGACTCGAAAGGTTTGAATTTCATCATTTCTTTTCAAAATCCCATACCAGAAACAATTACTTCAGACCCGACTCGACTTCGACAAATTCTGATCAACCTGCTCGGAAATGCTATCAAATTTACTAAATCGGGTTCTGTTGAATTACGAACACAACTTATTCAGTCCAAAGATGCTTCACCACAACTTCAATTTGATATCATCGATACAGGAATCGGCCTTTCTGAAGAAGCAATTTCACAGATCTACCAACCTTTCACACAAGCTGATAACTCAACTACAAGGAAATTTGGAGGTACGGGACTCGGTTTGACGATCACAAAACGGCTGGTTGAAATGCTGGGTGGTATGATTCAAGTAAAAAGCACAGTAAATCAAGGTAGTACTTTTACAGTAACTGTGAATACAGGATCTCTTGAGGCAGTCCCTCTTTTGCAATTAGATGAAAACTCGATCACAAAATCTTCCAGCGAAATAAATTCTCATCAATTGCTTGAAACAAGTGTCTCGAATTCAACGCCCAAGGCACTAATTGTTGAAGATGGTGTGGATAATCAGCGACTCATCTCTTTCCTGTTAAAAAAGGAAGATATCGATGTGGATCTCGCTGAGAATGGTAAAATTGGTTATGAGCAGGCAATCGTAAAGTTCGAAAATGGGGCGCCTTATGATTTCATTTTGATGGATATGCAAATGCCAGTGATGGATGGTTATACGGCTACCAGGAAACTACGCGATGCAGGATATTTAAGCCCGATTATTGCTTTAACCGCCCATGCAATGAAGCACGATATGGAAAAATGTCTTGATGCCGGTTGTGACGCTTACGCAACCAAACCCATTCAGAAAAAAAAGCTGATGAACATCATCGCTCAACTGATGGCACAAGAACTGGAATCACATCAAGGCTAA
- a CDS encoding tRNA dihydrouridine synthase: MLVNQITPVSLGSYQLESPLFQAALSGYSDYPMRVIAAKLGAAYTLCEVMIDRMIVQSKQGKQHAMMYCHQDEFPVGGQLMGSEPEEFGPAAQRLVEAGFDVIDINFGCPVKKVMSRCRGGYHLGQPEVALEIVSRVRDVVPDHIPVTLKMRRGIDDTAESEDNFFRIFDGAYERGLAAITVHGRTVHQKYVGPSNWEFLKKVKQHAGTKTVIGSGDLFSPQACIDMLRVTQVDGVSIARGAIGNPWIFEQTAELLKGQLISPPDIYEQRAVITEHFEIARDFYGEKKVCNTMRKFGIFYSELHPQRTAVRDAFIAVKTAEQWLKVLEQWYGNNSPGEFPPVKEPNPLSVETPT, encoded by the coding sequence ATGTTAGTCAATCAGATAACCCCGGTCTCTCTTGGCTCTTATCAATTAGAGTCTCCCTTGTTTCAAGCTGCATTGAGCGGTTATAGCGATTACCCCATGCGGGTCATTGCGGCAAAGTTAGGTGCAGCTTACACACTTTGCGAAGTGATGATTGACCGCATGATTGTTCAATCCAAACAAGGCAAGCAGCACGCAATGATGTATTGCCATCAGGATGAATTCCCTGTTGGTGGCCAACTGATGGGCTCCGAGCCAGAAGAATTTGGTCCTGCCGCACAGCGATTAGTAGAAGCTGGCTTTGATGTCATCGACATTAATTTCGGTTGTCCCGTTAAAAAAGTGATGAGCCGGTGTCGTGGTGGCTATCACTTGGGTCAACCAGAAGTGGCACTGGAAATTGTTTCCCGCGTTCGAGATGTTGTTCCAGACCACATTCCCGTCACACTAAAAATGAGGCGTGGCATTGATGATACAGCAGAATCGGAAGACAACTTCTTTCGTATTTTTGATGGCGCTTATGAACGCGGCCTGGCAGCAATCACTGTGCATGGACGAACGGTGCATCAAAAATATGTCGGCCCCAGTAACTGGGAATTTCTCAAAAAAGTCAAACAGCATGCGGGAACGAAAACGGTCATTGGAAGCGGTGACCTGTTCTCTCCTCAAGCCTGCATCGATATGCTGCGCGTGACCCAAGTAGACGGTGTCTCCATCGCACGAGGCGCGATCGGGAATCCCTGGATCTTTGAGCAAACGGCTGAATTACTCAAAGGTCAGTTGATTTCCCCCCCAGATATCTATGAGCAGCGCGCTGTCATTACAGAACATTTTGAGATTGCCCGCGATTTTTATGGAGAGAAAAAAGTCTGTAACACCATGCGAAAGTTTGGGATCTTTTACTCAGAACTTCATCCACAACGAACAGCAGTTCGCGACGCATTTATTGCTGTCAAAACGGCAGAACAGTGGTTAAAGGTTCTAGAGCAATGGTATGGAAATAACAGCCCGGGAGAATTCCCGCCTGTTAAGGAACCGAATCCCTTGTCTGTCGAGACACCAACTTAA
- a CDS encoding thiamine phosphate synthase — translation MQHLLTAGAQRALKQAELIAHTSAQTNLDAIHLLAALANEESRAAEILLTHKIEPVMILAEFQLEIPDESSSDAEENQPLELSEALRDYPALKEILNSALEHASQADVSTEIGSEHLLWGLLNVEGKHTQWLNTRGNLSAQSLKQSIHAQQHQADPIDVDFAFRTVPTTINDQTHILRTIDAAANRLREGLRVVEDYLRFTLDDAHLMGILKTTRHQLADALKFIGPESLIASRDTLNDVGTAISTTSEFDRQTLEHLLQANLKRVQEATRTLEEFSKLISVEAASIFKQMRYSFYTLEKSVLGCLNNQQKLKDCRLYLLVTESLCHHGSGPAIRESLAAGVGIVQIREKEMTDRQLLEHGKRAREWTRETGAILIMNDRPDLAVAIDADGVHVGQDELPVREVRQIVGPRHMIGVSTHNIEQARKAVLDGADYLGVGPTFPTTTKLFEAHEYAGLKFIQQVAAEITLPWFAIGGINEDNLEQTFQAGAQRVAVSSAICGHEQPGQITKKLLEQFPS, via the coding sequence ATGCAACACTTACTGACAGCAGGAGCCCAACGCGCACTAAAGCAGGCGGAACTAATCGCGCATACTTCAGCCCAAACCAACTTGGATGCGATTCACTTGCTGGCGGCACTTGCCAACGAAGAATCACGGGCAGCAGAAATACTGCTCACTCATAAGATCGAGCCGGTCATGATTCTAGCTGAATTCCAACTTGAAATACCTGATGAATCATCCTCCGACGCGGAAGAGAACCAGCCGCTAGAGCTATCGGAGGCGCTGCGCGATTACCCTGCACTCAAAGAGATTTTGAATAGCGCACTTGAGCATGCCAGTCAAGCGGATGTCTCTACCGAAATTGGAAGTGAGCATCTGTTGTGGGGTCTATTAAACGTCGAAGGTAAACACACTCAATGGCTGAATACTCGAGGAAATCTTTCAGCGCAATCATTAAAACAATCTATCCATGCGCAGCAGCATCAAGCAGATCCAATCGACGTGGATTTTGCGTTCCGGACAGTTCCTACAACAATCAACGATCAGACGCATATCTTGAGAACCATCGACGCCGCAGCGAATCGACTTCGGGAAGGACTGCGTGTGGTGGAAGACTACCTCCGTTTCACTTTAGACGATGCGCATCTGATGGGCATTCTCAAAACAACTCGTCACCAACTGGCAGATGCGCTGAAATTTATTGGACCGGAATCACTCATTGCCAGTCGTGATACGCTTAACGATGTGGGCACAGCTATCAGTACCACTTCCGAGTTTGATCGACAAACGCTGGAACATCTGCTGCAGGCAAATTTAAAACGTGTTCAGGAAGCAACTCGTACATTGGAAGAGTTTAGCAAATTAATTTCAGTTGAAGCAGCTTCCATTTTCAAGCAAATGCGCTATTCGTTTTACACTTTGGAAAAAAGTGTTCTGGGTTGCCTAAACAACCAACAAAAACTGAAAGACTGTCGACTCTATTTGCTGGTCACCGAATCCTTATGCCATCATGGTTCAGGTCCCGCTATTCGGGAATCACTGGCAGCAGGAGTAGGAATCGTGCAGATCCGCGAAAAAGAAATGACAGATCGGCAACTGTTAGAACATGGCAAACGTGCGCGTGAGTGGACGAGAGAAACGGGCGCGATCCTGATTATGAATGACCGGCCGGATCTAGCCGTTGCCATTGACGCCGATGGTGTGCACGTCGGACAGGATGAATTACCAGTACGAGAAGTAAGACAAATTGTGGGACCACGTCATATGATCGGTGTATCTACACATAATATCGAACAGGCACGCAAAGCAGTCCTGGACGGAGCCGATTATCTGGGAGTTGGCCCCACTTTCCCAACTACAACTAAATTATTTGAAGCACATGAATACGCTGGTTTGAAGTTTATTCAACAGGTCGCTGCGGAAATTACGCTCCCCTGGTTTGCAATCGGTGGTATTAATGAAGACAACCTGGAGCAGACATTCCAAGCAGGCGCGCAACGCGTGGCAGTCAGTAGTGCTATTTGCGGTCATGAACAGCCTGGCCAGATTACCAAAAAATTACTGGAACAATTCCCAAGCTGA